The Halorientalis sp. IM1011 genome window below encodes:
- a CDS encoding phenylalanine--tRNA ligase subunit alpha: MKLPQAQLAVLEAASADEQRTIDRIAEEADLKPETATRAAFELDDEGLLDVTERTTSDVELTAEAERYVEEGLPELRLYEAAVEAGADEDPVQMGQVIGASGLEGDAVDIALSNYARKGYGEIDSGEITADPDADPDADDEASTLSALAEGAGAYARETALEDLDNRGLIEQTETVIRSVTLSEAGVTALMEGIETAETVGQVTSEMLTSGEWEDVEFAEYNVEADAERVVPGRKHALREMAERVKDVLVGMGFQEMQGPHVDADFWINDCLFMPQDHPARNHWDRFALDDPAAIDELPDDLVERVESAHREGVGPDGEGYHSPWDLDFAKALALRGHTTSLTARHLSGEAMGELEPPQRFFSIEKAYRNDTLDATHLLEFFQIEGWVMAEDLSVRDLMGTFTEFYEQFGITDIEFKPHYNPYTEPSFELFGRHPETGEMIEIGNSGIFRPEMLEPLGVDCDVMAWGLALERLFMLATGAEDIRDVHGTLVDLEFLREEEVTY; the protein is encoded by the coding sequence ATGAAACTGCCACAGGCACAGCTCGCGGTGCTGGAGGCCGCGAGTGCAGACGAGCAACGAACCATCGACCGCATCGCCGAGGAGGCCGACCTCAAACCCGAGACCGCCACGCGAGCGGCCTTCGAACTCGACGACGAGGGCCTGCTCGATGTCACCGAACGCACCACCAGCGACGTGGAACTGACCGCGGAGGCCGAACGCTACGTCGAGGAGGGCCTGCCCGAACTCCGCCTCTACGAGGCTGCCGTCGAAGCGGGGGCCGACGAGGACCCCGTCCAGATGGGACAGGTTATCGGCGCGTCGGGGTTGGAGGGCGACGCCGTCGACATCGCGCTGTCGAACTACGCCCGGAAGGGGTACGGCGAGATCGACAGCGGCGAGATCACGGCCGATCCCGATGCCGACCCCGACGCCGACGACGAGGCGTCGACGCTGTCCGCGCTCGCGGAGGGCGCTGGCGCGTACGCCCGCGAGACGGCCCTCGAAGACCTGGACAACCGCGGGTTGATCGAGCAGACCGAGACGGTGATCCGCTCGGTGACCCTCTCCGAGGCGGGCGTCACCGCGCTGATGGAGGGGATCGAGACTGCCGAGACGGTGGGGCAGGTCACCTCCGAGATGCTCACCAGCGGCGAGTGGGAGGACGTGGAATTCGCCGAGTACAACGTCGAGGCCGACGCCGAACGGGTCGTCCCCGGTCGCAAGCACGCGCTCCGGGAGATGGCCGAACGCGTGAAGGACGTACTCGTCGGCATGGGTTTCCAGGAGATGCAGGGCCCACACGTCGACGCCGACTTCTGGATCAACGACTGCCTGTTCATGCCCCAGGACCACCCGGCGCGCAACCACTGGGACCGGTTCGCGCTGGACGATCCGGCGGCGATCGACGAGTTGCCCGACGATCTCGTGGAGCGGGTCGAGAGCGCCCACCGCGAGGGCGTCGGGCCGGACGGTGAGGGGTATCACTCGCCGTGGGATCTTGACTTCGCCAAGGCGCTGGCGCTCCGGGGTCATACCACCTCCCTGACCGCCCGTCACCTCTCCGGGGAGGCGATGGGAGAGCTTGAGCCGCCACAGCGGTTCTTCTCCATCGAGAAGGCGTATCGGAACGACACGCTGGACGCGACCCACCTGCTCGAGTTCTTCCAGATCGAGGGCTGGGTGATGGCCGAGGATCTGTCTGTGCGTGACCTGATGGGCACGTTCACCGAGTTCTACGAACAGTTCGGGATCACGGACATCGAGTTCAAGCCCCACTACAACCCCTACACGGAGCCGAGTTTCGAGCTGTTCGGCCGTCATCCAGAGACGGGCGAGATGATCGAGATCGGCAACTCGGGCATCTTCCGCCCCGAAATGCTGGAGCCGCTCGGCGTCGACTGCGACGTGATGGCGTGGGGCCTTGCCCTCGAACGCCTGTTCATGCTCGCGACCGGAGCCGAAGACATCCGCGACGTGCACGGGACGCTGGTCGATCTGGAGTTCCTGCGGGAAGAGGAGGTGACCTACTGA
- the pheT gene encoding phenylalanine--tRNA ligase subunit beta has protein sequence MPTVTVDPDELRTLTGHDEKDDEQLKEDLFGLGLEFEGETDDGEFELEFAPDRLDRLSVEGVARSLRYHYGDDRGVYVPSTNDAEWTIRVEDVPEERPYVTGAIVRGLDMDDAALESLIQVQEKLHATMGRQRAKGAIGVHDLTMLKGETLKADDDRAKSITYTGVDPDEETMVPLEGDQELTLREVLDVHHIGQEYADLVADYESMPAIYDEVGLFSFPPVVNGRRTEVDEGSRDLFVEMTGTDQWTVDKMLNIVCYALDARGGQVEEVNVEYTDDAPATPEAGSELVRPDLVTKRKTVAHDDIETMLGVDLDERDVVDLIERAGMDAERTETDDGAAAYRVEVPPYRTDVLHPVDLIDDVGRAYGFNELEPRYPDVSTVGGRHERSRLEDAVRDRLVGQGFEDLLNFHLIDEEQNYERLNVPQGSDAFGGGEAVTIEQPYSEDFTMVRSWALPSIMMVLENNTHRAYPQDLAEVGFSAHVDERENTNVAERRTVAAALCHAGASYEDAKAALQALVDGFDADLETPATEHPTFISGRTASVVIDGEEAGIVGEVHPEVVVEHDLELPVAAFEFDLDALQ, from the coding sequence ATGCCCACTGTGACTGTCGACCCCGACGAACTGCGAACCCTGACCGGCCACGACGAGAAAGACGACGAGCAACTCAAAGAGGACCTGTTCGGCCTTGGCCTCGAATTCGAGGGTGAGACCGACGACGGCGAGTTCGAACTGGAGTTCGCGCCGGACCGACTCGACCGACTCTCCGTCGAGGGCGTCGCCCGCTCGCTGCGCTATCACTACGGCGACGACCGCGGGGTGTACGTCCCGAGCACGAACGACGCCGAGTGGACGATCCGCGTCGAGGACGTGCCCGAGGAACGTCCCTACGTGACCGGTGCGATCGTCCGGGGACTGGACATGGACGACGCAGCCCTCGAATCGCTGATTCAGGTCCAGGAGAAACTCCACGCGACGATGGGTCGCCAGCGCGCGAAGGGGGCCATCGGCGTCCACGACCTGACGATGCTGAAGGGCGAGACCCTGAAAGCGGACGACGACCGGGCGAAATCGATCACCTACACCGGCGTCGACCCGGACGAGGAGACGATGGTGCCCCTTGAGGGCGACCAGGAGTTGACGTTGCGGGAAGTGCTCGACGTCCACCACATCGGGCAGGAGTACGCCGACCTCGTCGCCGACTACGAGTCGATGCCGGCCATCTACGACGAGGTCGGACTGTTCTCGTTCCCGCCGGTGGTCAACGGCCGCCGGACCGAGGTCGACGAGGGCTCCCGGGACCTGTTCGTCGAGATGACCGGCACGGACCAGTGGACGGTCGACAAGATGCTGAACATCGTCTGCTACGCGCTGGACGCCCGGGGCGGGCAGGTCGAGGAAGTCAACGTCGAGTACACCGACGACGCGCCCGCCACGCCCGAGGCCGGGAGCGAACTCGTCCGGCCGGACCTGGTGACCAAGCGAAAGACCGTCGCACACGACGACATCGAGACGATGCTCGGCGTCGACCTCGACGAACGGGACGTGGTCGACCTGATCGAACGCGCCGGGATGGACGCCGAGCGGACCGAGACCGACGACGGCGCGGCGGCCTATCGGGTCGAGGTGCCACCCTACCGGACGGACGTACTCCATCCAGTCGATCTGATCGACGACGTGGGGCGGGCCTACGGGTTCAACGAACTCGAACCGCGCTACCCGGACGTGTCGACGGTCGGCGGGCGTCACGAGCGCTCGCGGCTGGAGGACGCCGTCCGCGACCGACTGGTCGGGCAGGGCTTCGAGGACCTGCTCAACTTCCACCTGATCGACGAGGAGCAGAACTACGAGCGGCTGAACGTTCCCCAGGGCAGCGACGCCTTCGGCGGCGGCGAGGCCGTCACCATCGAACAGCCCTACAGCGAGGACTTCACGATGGTCCGCTCGTGGGCGCTGCCCTCGATCATGATGGTGCTGGAAAACAACACGCACCGCGCGTACCCGCAGGACCTCGCTGAGGTTGGCTTCTCGGCACACGTCGACGAGCGTGAGAACACGAACGTCGCCGAACGGCGGACCGTCGCCGCGGCGCTGTGTCACGCCGGCGCGTCCTACGAGGACGCCAAGGCCGCCCTTCAGGCTCTCGTGGACGGCTTCGACGCCGATCTGGAGACGCCAGCTACGGAGCACCCGACCTTCATCTCCGGTCGCACGGCCAGCGTCGTGATCGACGGGGAAGAAGCGGGTATCGTCGGTGAGGTCCACCCCGAAGTCGTCGTGGAACACGACCTGGAGTTGCCTGTGGCAGCCTTCGAGTTCGATCTGGACGCGTTGCAGTAA